A window of Rhododendron vialii isolate Sample 1 chromosome 13a, ASM3025357v1 contains these coding sequences:
- the LOC131314831 gene encoding uncharacterized protein LOC131314831 isoform X1 yields the protein MSFSAVLNSSVEQLSKMDSKMGKALCQAWAAPLLLEGFQATAKRYNLSKKETPGLLSAIIKQRVNGTCIREAQPLRERNVGVVLREERDMNVIHIGWKPWLEKNGEQALEPRMTHTGKGKNNERHSPSDAKIVTKLNSER from the exons ATGAGCTTCTCAGCCGTATTAAACTCAAGTGTTGAACAGTTGTCTAAGATGGACTCTAAGATGGGGAAAGCCTTATGTCAGGCATGGGCAGCTCCACTGCTACTTGAGGGGTTTCAAGCGACTGCTAAAAG GTACAATCTCTCAAAGAAAGAAACACCGGGGTTGTTATCCGCGATAATTAAGCAACGTGTCAATGGCACCTGTATTCGTGAG GCACAACCACTtcgagagagaaatgttggagtTGTACTCCGTGAAGAGCGGGACATGAACGTCATTCATATTG GGTGGAAACCTTGGCTCGAGAAAAACGGAGAGCAAGCTCTAGAGCCGAGGATGACCCATACAGGCAAGGGAAAAAACAATGAACGG CATTCCCCTTCGGATGCCAAAATAGTCACCAAGTTAAACTCAGAACGCTGA
- the LOC131313862 gene encoding protein NRT1/ PTR FAMILY 2.3-like, protein MGMEEGSFPSDGEVQLLEAASDGKHRGGWITFPVIIATIAGLTLVSGGWIFNFIVFMIEEFNVKGIDAGQICIVVNGCTAMFPVLGAIAAGSFLGNFSVILISSVFSLLGLILLILCSTIDSLRPSPCDPNGPTSCIAPSTLQLSILYLARTLATIGVGGTRL, encoded by the exons ATGGGCATGGAAGAAGGCTCATTCCCTAGTGATGGAGAGGTTCAGCTGTTGGAGGCCGCCTCTGATGGAAAGCACCGTGGTGGCTGGATCACATTTCCCGTAATCATAG CAACTATAGCGGGATTGACGCTGGTGTCGGGAGGATGGATTTTTAACTTCATAGTGTTCATGATCGAGGAATTCAATGTGAAAGGCATCGATGCCGGCCAAATCTGCATCGTTGTTAATGGCTGCACTGCTATGTTTCCAGTCCTAGGAGCAATTGCCGCCGGCTCCTTTCTGGGAAATTTCTCGGTCATCTTGATTTCTTCCGTCTTCTCTCTCCTG GGCCTAATCCTTCTTATCCTCTGTTCCACAATCGACTCCCTGAGGCCTTCACCATGCGATCCAAATGGACCCACCTCGTGTATCGCGCCGTCAACGCTCCAACTCTCAATCCTCTACCTAGCCAGAACCCTCGCAACGATAGGCGTGGGAGGCACACGCTTATGA
- the LOC131314831 gene encoding uncharacterized protein LOC131314831 isoform X2 yields MSFSAVLNSSVEQLSKMDSKMGKALCQAWAAPLLLEGFQATAKRYNLSKKETPGLLSAIIKQRVNGTCIREAQPLRERNVGVVLREERDMNVIHIGEGGNLGSRKTESKL; encoded by the exons ATGAGCTTCTCAGCCGTATTAAACTCAAGTGTTGAACAGTTGTCTAAGATGGACTCTAAGATGGGGAAAGCCTTATGTCAGGCATGGGCAGCTCCACTGCTACTTGAGGGGTTTCAAGCGACTGCTAAAAG GTACAATCTCTCAAAGAAAGAAACACCGGGGTTGTTATCCGCGATAATTAAGCAACGTGTCAATGGCACCTGTATTCGTGAG GCACAACCACTtcgagagagaaatgttggagtTGTACTCCGTGAAGAGCGGGACATGAACGTCATTCATATTGGTGAG GGTGGAAACCTTGGCTCGAGAAAAACGGAGAGCAAGCTCTAG
- the LOC131314829 gene encoding protein NRT1/ PTR FAMILY 2.6-like isoform X2, with translation MGVEEGSSPCDGEAQAAQLRSQAFDRKQQQRGGWITFPFIAATMAGLTLASGGWINNFIVFMIGEFNVKSIEAAKLWNVVNGCTAMFPVLGAIVADSFLGSFSVICISSIFSLLGIILLLICSTIDSLRPPPCDPSGPTSCISPSRLQLSILYLAITLATIGVGGTRFTLGSMGADQFHHPKHQWSFFNWYMFAMYTAIVMSTTAITYVEDDVSWGWGFGICVAANVVGLVVFVAGSRFYRRVKPKGSPFTGLARVVVAAFRKRNVVVSNKSEDYYYGADDGQVNVVAATVPSGTFKFLNRAALITEGDTKPDGSIAKLWKLCTLQQVEDLKTLIRLSPLWSTCILLSTPLAVQMSLATLQAITMNRHLGPHFKIPAGSMLVFIPVSTCLTIIFVDRFFFPVWQKVTGRFPPPLQRIGIGHVLCALSMAVSAVVESNRLKEAHDIGANSIVPMSALWLVPQLALAGMGEAFHFPGNTALFYQEFPVTLKSTATAMVTMMISIAFYLSTAVVGIVQRETNWLPDNINEGRLDNVYWVCFGLGGVNFVYYLGCSWFYKYQGLAEVDENKA, from the exons CAACTATGGCGGGCTTAACGCTGGCGTCAGGAGGATGGATAAACAACTTTATAGTGTTCATGATTGGGGAGTTCAATGTGAAAAGCATTGAGGCTGCCAAACTCTGGAACGTGGTTAACGGCTGCACTGCCATGTTTCCAGTCCTAGGAGCAATTGTTGCCGACTCCTTTCTGGGAAGTTTCTCGGTCATCTGTATTTCTTCTATCTTCTCTCTCCTG GGTATAATCCTTCTACTCATCTGTTCCACAATCGACTCCCTGAGGCCTCCACCATGCGATCCAAGCGGACCCACCTCCTGCATCTCGCCATCAAGACTCCAACTCTCAATCCTATACCTAGCCATAACCCTCGCCACAATAGGCGTGGGGGGCACGCGCTTCACCCTTGGCTCAATGGGTGCCGATCAATTCCACCACCCAAAACACCAATGGAGTTTCTTCAACTGGTATATGTTCGCAATGTACACCGCAATAGTGATGAGCACCACCGCCATTACCTACGTGGAAGATGACGTGAGCTGGGGGTGGGGTTTTGGCATTTGTGTTGCTGCTAATGTAGTTGGGTTGGTTGTTTTTGTGGCGGGGAGCCGGTTTTACCGTCGTGTTAAACCGAAGGGGAGCCCGTTTACAGGCTTGGCTCGGGTGGTTGTTGCGGCTTTTCGGAAGAGGAATGTGGTGGTTTCCAACAAAAGTGAAGATTATTACTATGGAGCAGATGATGGACAGGTAAATGTGGTTGCTGCAACAGTACCTAGTGGTACTTTCAA GTTTCTGAACCGAGCAGCACTAATAACAGAAGGAGATACCAAACCGGACGGCTCAATTGCAAAATTATGGAAGCTATGCACATTGCAACAGGTAGAAGATCTAAAAACCCTAATCAGACTCTCTCCACTCTGGTCAACCTGCATCTTGTTGAGCACACCACTCGCCGTCCAAATGAGCTTAGCCACCCTCCAAGCCATCACCATGAACCGCCACCTTGGTCCCCACTTTAAAATCCCAGCAGGTTCAATGTTAGTATTCATACCCGTCTCCACTTGTCTCACCATAATCTTCGTAGACAGGTTCTTCTTCCCCGTGTGGCAAAAAGTCACCGGCCGGTTTCCCCCACCACTCCAACGGATAGGAATTGGCCACGTGTTATGTGCCCTCAGCATGGCGGTTTCAGCTGTAGTGGAATCGAATCGGCTAAAAGAGGCTCACGATATTGGCGCAAATTCAATTGTTCCTATGTCGGCCTTGTGGCTAGTACCACAACTAGCCCTAGCCGGAATGGGGGAGGCATTTCACTTTCCCGGAAATACTGCGTTGTTTTATCAG GAATTTCCGGTTACATTGAAAAGTACGGCAACAGCAATGGTGACTATGATGATATCGATAGCGTTTTATCTGAGCACGGCTGTGGTGGGGATAGTGCAGAGAGAAACGAATTGGTTGCCGGACAATATAAATGAAGGCAGGCTGGATAATGTGTACTGGGTGTGTTTTGGACTTGGGGGGGTTAACTTTGTGTATTACTTAGGGTGTTCTTGGTTTTACAAGTATCAAGGTCTTGCCGAGGTAGATGAAAATAAAGCTTGA
- the LOC131314830 gene encoding protein NRT1/ PTR FAMILY 2.6-like — MGMEEGSASSDGEVRLSSMASDGKQRGGWITFPFIIATVAGLTLASGGWMFNFIVFMIGEFNVKSIDAAQIWNVVNGCTTMFPILGAIVADSFLGSFSVILISSVFSLLGIILLLICSTIDSLRPPPCDPNGPASCISPSRLQLSILYLAITLATIGVGGTRFTLGSMGADQFDHPKHQWSFFNWYMFTMYTTIVLSTTAVTYVEDDVSWGWGFGICVAANVAGLVVFVAGSRFYRRVKPKGSPFTGLARVVVAAFRKRNVVVSNKSEDYYYGADDGQVNVVAATVPSGTFKFLNQAALKTEGDIKLDGSIAKVWRLCTLQQVEDLKTLIKLSPLWSTGILLSIPLAVQTSLATLQAITMDRHLGPHFKIPPGSMLVFLPISTTLTIIFLDQFLYPAWQKVIGWFPPPLQRIGIGHVLCALSMAVSAVVESNRLKRAHNVGANSTVPLSALWLVPQLALAGIGEAFHFPGNVSLFYQEFPVALKSTATAMVAMMLALAYYLSTAVVGIVQRETNWLPDNINEGRMDKVYWVMFGLGGINFVYYLVCAWFYKYQGLAKAAEGNKA, encoded by the exons ATGGGCATGGAAGAAGGCTCAGCCTCCAGCGATGGAGAGGTTCGACTGTCGTCCATGGCCTCCGATGGCAAGCAGCGAGGTGGCTGGATCACGTTTCCTTTCATCATAG CAACCGTCGCGGGATTAACGCTGGCGTCGGGAGGATGGATGTTCAACTTTATAGTGTTCATGATTGGGGAATTCAACGTGAAAAGCATTGATGCCGCTCAAATCTGGAACGTTGTCAATGGCTGCACTACCATGTTCCCAATCCTCGGAGCAATTGTTGCCGACTCCTTTCTGGGAAGCTTCTCGGTCATCTTGATTTCTTCTGTCTTCTCTCTCCTG GGTATAATCCTTCTACTCATCTGTTCCACAATCGACTCCCTGAGGCCTCCACCATGCGATCCAAACGGACCCGCCTCCTGCATCTCGCCATCAAGACTCCAACTCTCAATCCTGTATCTAGCCATAACCCTTGCCACGATAGGCGTCGGAGGCACGCGCTTCACCCTCGGCTCAATGGGTGCCGATCAATTCGACCACCCAAAACACCAATGGAGCTTCTTCAACTGGTACATGTTCACAATGTACACCACAATAGTGTTGAGCACCACGGCCGTTACCTACGTGGAAGACGACGTGAGCTGGGGGTGGGGGTTTGGCATTTGTGTTGCAGCTAACGTAGCTGGGTTGGTTGTTTTTGTGGCGGGGAGCCGGTTTTACCGTCGTGTTAAGCCGAAGGGGAGCCCGTTTACAGGCTTGGCTCGGGTGGTTGTTGCGGCTTTTCGGAAGAGGAATGTGGTGGTTTCCAACAAAAGTGAAGATTATTACTATGGAGCAGATGATGGACAGGTAAATGTGGTTGCTGCAACAGTACCTAGTGGTACTTTCAA GTTTCTGAACCAGGCAGCACTAAAAACAGAAGGAGATATCAAACTTGACGGCTCAATTGCAAAAGTATGGAGGCTATGCACACTACAACAAGTAGAAGATCTGAAAACCCTAATCAAACTATCCCCACTTTGGTCAACCGGCATTTTGTTGAGCATCCCTCTCGCGGTCCAAACCAGCTTAGCCACCCTCCAAGCCATCACCATGGACCGCCACCTTGGCCCCCACTTCAAAATTCCACCAGGTTCAATGTTAGTATTCTTACCCATCTCCACTACCCTCACCATAATCTTCCTAGACCAGTTCTTGTACCCCGCGTGGCAAAAGGTCATCGGCTGGTTTCCCCCACCACTCCAACGGATAGGAATCGGCCACGTGTTATGTGCCCTGAGCATGGCGGTTTCAGCTGTGGTGGAATCAAATCGGTTAAAAAGGGCTCACAACGTTGGTGCAAATTCAACTGTTCCTCTATCGGCCTTATGGCTAGTACCACAACTAGCCCTAGCCGGAATAGGGGAGGCATTTCATTTTCCAGGAAATGTTTCGTTGTTTTATCAG GAATTTCCGGTTGCACTGAAAAGTACGGCGACAGCAATGGTGGCTATGATGCTAGCTCTAGCTTATTACCTGAGCACGGCTGTGGTGGGGATAGTCCAGAGAGAGACGAATTGGTTGCCGGACAATATAAATGAGGGGAGGATGGATAAAGTGTATTGGGTGATGTTTGGGCTTGGGGGGATTAACTTTGTGTATTACTTAGTATGTGCTTGGTTTTACAAGTATCAAGGTCTTGCCAAGGCAGCGGAGGGGAATAAAGCTTGA